TAATAAGAAGGATGAGAAGGTGTATAAGTATAGATTTTCTCATATTCTATATTTTTTAATTTTAGGATTTTTTCATTTAAACCGCAGTAAGCAATTGTTTTATCAAAAACTTTCACAATTCCGCAAAAAGATGTGCCGTTATATTCAGATACTATGCCAGCAATATTATTTGCCGCAATTCTTGCTTGCTTTTGAGCAGGACCTGCCAAAGGCACATAGGTTTTATCACCTGTTATATAATCTAGTATTTCTACCAAATCTCCTACAGCATATATACTAGGATCATTGGTCTGCATACGATTATTTACTATTACAGCACCTCTTTGATTAACTTCTAGTCCGGATTCAATCGCAAGCTTTGAAACTGGTCTTACACCTATCGAATTAATAACCATATCAGTCTGAATAGTTTTTTCTTTTAGTTTAAGTAGTAATTTGTTTTTATCACGGGTTATTTCATTAACTTTATTATTCAAAATCAGCTTAACACCTTTTTTGCGAAGATGTTTGTGCAAAAAACTTGCCATATCGAAATCCAATGGAGAACAAACATGATCTGTCAGCTCAACAATTGATGTTTCAATATTAGCATTAACAAGATTTTCTGCCATTTCAAGTCCTATTGGACCTCCACCTATTATTACTGCAGAACTTGGTTTATTTTGTTCAATATAAGACTTTATTTTCAAAGTATCAGGTATATCACGCAATGTAAAAATACCTTCAAAGTCTTTTATTTCTTGCAAAATAACAGGTTCGGCACCTGTGGAAAGTATCAAAAAGTCATAACTTTCCTGATATGTCTTATTGATAGAATGATCTTGTATAGTTATTGTCTTTTTATCACGGTCAATAGCAATAACCTCATTTTGAGTTCTTACATCAATATTAAATTGAGAAGTAAATTTTTGCGGCGTCATTACAGTTAATTCTTTTTGATCTTTTATAACACCGCCTATAAAATATGGCATACCGCAATTAGCGTATGAAATATATTCGCCTTTTTCAAGCAAAATAATTTTCATTTTTTCATCTAATCGTCTTAATCTTGTTGCCGCAGTTGCTCCGCCTGCAGCTCCTCCGATAATTATTGTTTTTGCCATTTTTTTATTCCTTTTTAGTTTTATTTCATATCAGTTTTTAATTTTCCATTATATGCATTAAGACCACCTAGATCTATGACGTTGGTATAACCTAATTTTTTCAATGCTGAAGCAGCATTTGTACTTCTTGCGCCGTTTTGACAATATAAATATATTCTGGTATCAAGTTTGGCATAATTTTTTGCCCAATCTTTTATATGTAAAAAAGGCACATTAATACTATTAGGTATCGTTCCTTCCTTAAATTCTGATTCTGATCGTAAATCTATTAAAAAATCATTTTCTGACATAATCTCATTTATGTTATTAATGTTAACTTTCTTATTTTCTCTTTTGTAAAAAGTTTGCATTTTTATTTTTTTCTCCTTGACCCTTGATTATCTTTTGTAATCATGTATAATTAAAATATATAAAGTGAGGATAAATATGATCAAACAAGAACATATCGATTTTTTAAACTCATATCTGCCTTTCTTAAAGAAAATGGCTTTTGATGATAGAGAAGAATTTTTCCGTAAGGTGGTTGTGAGACATTATAATGCCGGCGAAATCATATCAAACAATGAAACTTGCAGCGGCATGATTACCGTCTATGAAGGTCAAGCCCGAGCTTATATAGGCTCAAGCACAGGTAAGCAAATCAGCATATATAGACTTTTGGAAGGTGATGTATGTGTCTTGTCTGCCTCATGTGTAATGAAAAATCTGACTTTTGATGTTACAATTGAAACTGAAAAAGACAGTCAGATTATTGTTTTACCTTCTGAGACTTTTGATAAGTTTGTAAAAAACAATACCCCGTTAAAAGATTATGTTTTGGAAATTATGTCTCAAAGATTATCTGATGCCCTGTTCTTAATAGAACAAACTCTGTTTTCAAGCTTCGATAAACGTCTTGCCAATTTTCTTTTAGAACAAGCCAGCATAGAAGGCAATAATACTGTTAAAATAACTCAAGACGCCATTGCCAATCATTTGGGAACAGCCAGAGAGGTAGTTACCCGAATGATGAATTATTTTGAAAACGAAGGATACATCCAATTGTTCCGAGGCGGTTACAAAATAATTAACGATGCTGCCTTATCTAATGTATAGATTATAATAAAACATGATATTTTATTATGTAACTTTGGTCACTATGTAATTATAGTGTTATTATGTTTAAAAAACAATATATTTATAAAGAAAACACGCTTTCAAGCGAAAGCGTGTTTTCTTTTTTTTGAAAGTCTATCTAAAAACTCTAAATGTTTTTTCAATAGGTTCAAATTCTTTTTTACCAGCAGGCGCCAATACTTCGCCGAAAGGCATTTGCGCAAGCAACTTCCATTCTTGAGGCAGATTCCAAC
The window above is part of the Clostridia bacterium genome. Proteins encoded here:
- a CDS encoding FAD-dependent oxidoreductase, producing MAKTIIIGGAAGGATAATRLRRLDEKMKIILLEKGEYISYANCGMPYFIGGVIKDQKELTVMTPQKFTSQFNIDVRTQNEVIAIDRDKKTITIQDHSINKTYQESYDFLILSTGAEPVILQEIKDFEGIFTLRDIPDTLKIKSYIEQNKPSSAVIIGGGPIGLEMAENLVNANIETSIVELTDHVCSPLDFDMASFLHKHLRKKGVKLILNNKVNEITRDKNKLLLKLKEKTIQTDMVINSIGVRPVSKLAIESGLEVNQRGAVIVNNRMQTNDPSIYAVGDLVEILDYITGDKTYVPLAGPAQKQARIAANNIAGIVSEYNGTSFCGIVKVFDKTIAYCGLNEKILKLKNIEYEKIYTYTPSHPSY
- a CDS encoding rhodanese-like domain-containing protein — protein: MQTFYKRENKKVNINNINEIMSENDFLIDLRSESEFKEGTIPNSINVPFLHIKDWAKNYAKLDTRIYLYCQNGARSTNAASALKKLGYTNVIDLGGLNAYNGKLKTDMK
- a CDS encoding Crp/Fnr family transcriptional regulator, giving the protein MIKQEHIDFLNSYLPFLKKMAFDDREEFFRKVVVRHYNAGEIISNNETCSGMITVYEGQARAYIGSSTGKQISIYRLLEGDVCVLSASCVMKNLTFDVTIETEKDSQIIVLPSETFDKFVKNNTPLKDYVLEIMSQRLSDALFLIEQTLFSSFDKRLANFLLEQASIEGNNTVKITQDAIANHLGTAREVVTRMMNYFENEGYIQLFRGGYKIINDAALSNV